The Arvicanthis niloticus isolate mArvNil1 chromosome 8, mArvNil1.pat.X, whole genome shotgun sequence genome segment CAACGGTCTAGTTCCCTGTTAATTCCCTAAGTGAATAAGAGATATAGCACAGCTCCTTTATGAACACAGGAAGGAAGACCCAGCCCTCCCAGTTCCCCAGCTCAGTAATGGAGGCAGCACAGTTCCTTTATTGCATCTAGGAGGTGTTGTTTAATTCAGTATGGCTTATTTACTAAATATTGAGAAATTTTATGCTGAAATGTTCAAATATAAGCCATGAGattgaattttttattacattctgGGTTTcatgtttgttgggtttttttttttttttggttggttggttggttggttggttggttagttggttgtgtttggtttggcttggtttggtttggtttggtttggtttggtttggtttggtttggtttttaggttCCCAGTTGTGCCATCAGAGAAAATTCTGAACCAGAAGATTAGTTTTGCCTTGTAAACCATCCAATGCTCTGCATTCAAAAGATGCTCACTAAACATAGGAATAAGAATAGCCTTGGCAGGTATTACAAGTATCTTACTTCCTAAAGCATAAAAGGCCCTCAATCCATGTacatcatgtacatacacataatcacacacacacacacacacacacacacacacacacacacacacacacacgagtattcACACATGTGTGAGCACTCAAAGAGGCCAGCATTCCACCTGTAAGTTACCTCTTCAAGCACtgttcaccttgttttttgagacatggtctctcattgGTCTGTGACTTACTGATTAAACTATGCTTCCTGGCAATTGAGCCCCAAGGTCCCAAGTGTTTCCAACTCCCTCTGTCCGAGCATGCAACACAATActaatttctttgtgtttgtgagAAAGTCACTTTAATAATAGAGACATCTCCCTAAACTTGGTGTCTTATTTCTTAGAATAGTGAcatattttaccttttaaataagaaaatgaagacatatgaGGACAAGCTGACACTCTAGAGACTTTGTATAATGGGAGGATGGTAGTCCCTTAACCTGAAGTCTCAAGTTTCTTCTGACCCTCCTTTGAAAGATTCAAGCAACAAAATTTAGTGAACATTTATTAATTGCTGTAAGACTAAAATTTCCTTCTGATGATCTAATGTAAAGTCTACAAAATTGCTGAGTTTTTGCCTGAAGGAAATAATGACAGACATGACCAGAGTCTTGTCTCTGCCATTCTAGCTAACCAGGCAACCACAACGTAAATCTGAAGCTGTTTTCAGATCAAATTGCTCAGTTGAAGAAGACCAGCTCGTATATATCTTCTTGCTATTTAAATATACTTCTGAGATGAATGACGCTTTAACTTTCTGAAGCATCACAATAAAGGGATTCTTACCTATAAAACAACATATTTCATAAGCTAATGGAAGAGCATTATGCCTCTGTGCAGATAGCCTTTCCAAATGGTTAGAGCTAAAAGTGTTCTTGTTGCAGCTTAGCGAACAactggaagggaaagaggaaggtcCCATTGTTATATCTCCTCAAAAGCCTTCTGAGCAGCCAGATTGCAGGTTTCTGACACCTAGCTAACTTCCTACCATGTGTCAATTATATTCCAATTCCAGATCTCAAACCAAAGCTTCTCAGTTTATGTGGAAAGGTGGGGAAGGTGGGATATTAGATGTGTGTGAGGAAAATCAAAGAAAGTCAAAACTAGGAGCTGCATCTCAGCCCCGCGAGGGCAGTCTTTTGTTTTGTCCAATGAGCAGCTTCCTGTGAGATTAGATTGTTCAATTTCCCATTATCCCCTAATTTCTCACTTCCAAGATACCACTGTATTATTGTCCAATATTGATAGTCCAATAGCCAGACTGATAATAGAATTACCAAATAGGCTGATGAGAATTCTTAAATTCTGCTTTCTATGagctaaacaagaaaaaaaaatgaaaatgaatgggCAGCGATCAACATGGTGAAGAGAAGATTCATTTTGCTTTGGTGCCTTTGAGCGATTGGATCTTAAACTGTGATCCAAGAGCGGCCCCTGCTGGTAAGACTTGGTACAGCACCAAAACCGGACCGCCTTGTCCTATTAACATCTTCTCTACTACAAAAATGTCATTTCAATTCACACTATTCTGTCAGAATTCTATAATCCTAGAGACCTCTTATGGGAACACATGACCAAGTCCTTGCCCTGAGGTTTCCATGGTGACACGTGTGGGCTTCCCACATTCACTTAGTAAAGCAGGTGTCTCCTGTTCCTGTTCTGTGAAGAGTTGAAGGATTTAAGAGGCTCTCTACAGGTGAGGATAACCCACCTCTGTTTTCTGACTTCTGGTGGACTTTAAAGTCTTACctcacagaaagaaacagaaatagagaTTCATTTACATGCAGAATCGATGTTTCATAAATGTTGCCTTATTAACTTGACTCCATAGATTTTAAAATCTTGGTAGCCTACAGATGAGTGTGTGTAGGTCTGTGTGGAAAACTAGCAGTCTTTCCAGAGTGACCGAAGAAAGACCTGTCCCGTGACACATGGATGACTCACTAAAACCTTTCAACCAAAGGAGCAGATGATAGAGATATGACAAGGGGCAACCTctgaactctctgctcctccacttGGGGAAGAAGGAGACCCTTCTAGTAAAATCTAGGTTTTATTCAGTGCTTGAAATCAAATATATGTATTCCTGCACTCTAGACAAATACTAGACACTGAAGCATACCCATTCTGCATTTGACTTTAATTTCCTCACTCCTTAATGAAATAAATTTCAACTTACAAGACTGTGGAATCCTAGCATCTCATCTGTCTCTGGGACCCACTACAGAGCTAGAAGTCAATTTGAAAGCTTCCAAAGGAACACACTCACATAAACCCTTCAAATACAAAGAGGCTGGTGTCTGACATCCACCTCATTTCTAGAGAAACAAATTTATCTCCTGCATGGCCAGCCAAAGTCGCCAGAACCCTTCTAAACTGCCTGGAGCTAGCATGAGATGAGCGTCACAGAATTTCCACCACCGTCCTCCTATGCTCTTCCACTTCTTATTTCCTTAATGCACCACACCGCTTATCTTCCCTGAAACTAAATTTGCACCCAGACAATTTGAAAGAGGTTTCTAGTGTGGATGCTGCATCTGAGGAGCAAGGCCCTGATTTGAATAACACTTTCCTTGCTAAGCTCAGACGACTTTGCGTGCATAATCTCACTGACACtcagatctctttctctctcatctccacaGGCATGGAGAACTACTTGTTGGCTCAGAGATCAGATCCAGCAGTGGGTTTATGATCTCATTCACGTCTCAGAAGCCATCTTTACCTCAGCCTGGGAAGAACTTCCTAAAGGCTACAGAACATTAGTATCTAATGAACTTCTTGCagttcaaaacacaaacaactgAACAACTGtgactctctccctccctctccctctccctctccctccctctccctctccctctccctctccctctccctctccctctccctctccctctccctctcccttcccttccccctcccccttccccttcccctccccctctccctctttctctccctctccctccctctccctctccctctgttttcttcttttcaatgAAAGTAATTTAGATGGCTTCAAAATACCAGAGATTGTAGTTTCAGATCTAATTAAAATTCTTATTATCTTTTATCTTTCCTTaaacctctccctctctccctctcttcctctctccctctctccctctctccctctctccctctctccctctctccctctctccctctctccctctccctctccctctccctgcctctctccctctccctctccttcctcctctccctctctccccctcttcttctccccctccccctctccctccccctctccctctccctctccctctccctgcctctctccctctccctctccctctccctctccttccccctccccctccctctctccctctctccctctgttttcttctttccaatGAAAGTAATTTAGACGGCTTCAAAATACCAGATTGTAGTTTCAgatctaattaagaaaattcttatTATCTTTTATCTTTCCTTAAACCTCCCAAACTGCCAAAGAACAATCTAGTCTAGGTCCCTCATCACTCAAAAAAGAAACCTAAAGTCAATGCCAGTAAAGACAGCAAGGAAGCAGTGGGAAGAGAGCCATGATATTTTGCTTAGAACATTGCCTTTTCTTGTGGCCAAAGTGTATGTTGGTTTTGTGAAGCAAATCTCAGGCTCTCAATGTAGGATTTTGGACAATAGCAGAAATGTCAAAGCAGCTCCTACCAGTGCTGCTCACATAAAATTGCATGTTCGTGAGCTCAGCTTGGgcacagactccaggagcagggGGCAAATGCCATGTTTCACCCAGTTCTCCAGTGACCATGCCCTCTGCCTGAACACCTCTCCTTCCCAGCTGTTCCAGGGAACCCAGCATGGACATACGCTGTTGATGTCTGGAAATTTCAATTTTCCATTGCTCATCAAGGTTCACAGTGAGCATGATATAATACTTAGACTTAAAATAACACTATGTTTCAAGGGCTTCCCATATGTGTAAATCTGTATCCAGCCTCGGAAAGTTCACCAGTACATGTTGCAAGGAACGCAATGAGATTTGGTTCTTAGTACTTCAGTGATATCAAACTCGGGTGAATTGAATAGCCATTGTGCCAGACATGAACCTAAATACTAAAGAAAGAGGTGAGAGGCACAGATCACAACTTTAAGTGACTTCAAGAACAGAAAGAatagggaaaggagggaaagtaTGTGTAAGACACAGTCTTTCAATTTTCTGGGACTGTCAAGATCTATTTAGCTTGCGTTTGTTCTAACCATTTAGATGTGCACTCGGTAGATGTATCTAGCATGTGGTTAGTCTTCATTGTGGCTGACATGTCATCACCAAGCTCCCCTTTaggaagctgttttttttttatgtgtgcatgagatattattattattattagttggAGAGAAGGAGGTCTCTTCCTCATATCCTTTACATATCCTTTGATTAACTCAAGATGGTTTATCCTGTCCCATTATAGACATGTTCCTTTTTGCCCGATATAAGGCTTTAGCACAGACAGGTTATAGCTGGTGCAGCCTGCAGTCACAACTAGAGTGACCCCAAGAAGTGCATGAAACACCTCTATGGAACACATCCCAGGTCTAAAATAATTGTGTTTCTTGTGTATGTGAAAGCACAGGGAGGAGGGGTTATGCCTGCCGTTGTATGCAGCTTTCTTGTCCTTGCTACTGGAATACTCCCTGTAGAGAAATTTAaacccagcaacatggctgctctggcaagggaccACATCTGTCTATATGATCTGGCTCAAGTGCCCTGAATTTCAGTATGATCTGGTTGGAATACAAACACATCCTTAGCACACATCTTTATTGCAAAAGAATGACATATAATTGGAGGACAGTTCTATTGAGTTCAGGCAATGCAGCTCTGTTCAGTCATTTGAGTTAAGTGGAGTTGAATTCAGTGAGTCAGTTGGGAACCAGCGCAGTGAGTGCAGCACAGTGGAATTAAGTTCATGCAGTTCGGGGCAGGTTAGCAGAAGCAGTTGAAGCcggagaataagaaggagccagaaaattagaacaaatTGGCAGAGTTAGCgtgagcaattcagtgagaagctgagagaagctagATCGAGTCAGCTtgaggagtttgagccaggacagctaaattgaactagccagccagagttcagaaagaaatggaaagagtgagcttattcagcaataagccTCCAAggtgacaattacatctggagtTACtgtgaataaaagatactttagaACTCCCGATACAGTCTGGATCTCAAACTTATTCACAGACAGAAGACCCTAAACTGAGAGCCTGGGAGTGGTGCTGTGGAGAGCACTTGCCTGGGATGAACAAGACTCTGAGTTCAATCTTATATTGATAAAAGCagaaaactaacaacaaaaataccacCCTGGAAGAAAAATTGTGAAGAATAGGGGCTATTCCTAATAGTAACactacttcctctctctctctctctgggtgaaAGTAGCCATTcagcaaagacaggagagatgacTAAACAAACATTGAGACATAACTCAGCAAACACAGGAGagacaaatggaaacagaagaggaatgactcagcaggcagaggagagaTAACTCAGGAAATATAGAAAGTTGACTCAGCAAATAGAAGGAGACAattagaaaagacaaaaacaggaCAAGAGCTAAGAAGGCACAGAAAGGATGTTTCAGAAAGcatggagaaatgactcagtaggTACAGTAGATACAAGGTATGAGGTATTGCTTTATTAAAGATGGTAAGCCAGTGATTTTCCATGAATGTCATATAAGCAAAAGAACAGACAAGAGCCAAGTAACTTATAATGTTTTACCAGAAAACATTAAACTACTGAgaagttatataattataatgtcaTGCTTTAGGAAGAATTAGACACCAAACCAAAAGTGGCTGGCAGCCTGGCAGGCAAAACAATCCCATGGCAGCTATCTGCCTGGTTATCAGACTTCTTAGGCCTGTTGTGGGCATTTGAGTGTTATGACCTTTTTCAGTGAAAACTGTTGTTTCTCTAATTGCACCCGAAGACCATGGAAATAAAATTTCtagttaaatataaaatgatcCCAGCAAGAATACAAGATGAAGAAACCTCTTACCCTGTCAGAGTGCAAAGGGCAGTACGTGCTAGAAAGGGAGCTGTGGGGCTCTGCATGGCTACCTTCACACCCACTCAGACTTTTTGGTTCTCAGATGGGGGGCACTACCTGAGGTGGCCAGCCTACCTGGAGCGTGAGGCTGGCTGGCTGAACAGTGTCTGGCCAGGTGGCTCTGGGTAGCCAAGGAGAGCTCATCTGACCGGGTGTTTTTGCCCCCCAGGTTCGGTGAAGTCTCTCTgcaggatctgaactcatgtgCTGTGTGAGCCACTGTCAGCCTGTCACCAGTTGAGGAAGTGGCCTCACTGACATCTTGGTCTGAACGCTGCAGCATCTCTGACAAACTGGCCTGACCAACATTGCTGTTGTCGCCCTGCTCTGCTGTCCACATGCAAGGAAACTCAGGCACAACCTGCTCCTCCTGTCTGTCCTCCTTTTCCACCTGACCCTGGCTAAGATAGCCCTGAGGATCTTGTAAGAGGCAAGGGGGAGGTGCAGGGACTTCGCAGACTGGTCTGGCATCTCCCTTCACCCTCTGCACGGTCCTCAGTGTCCTCCTCCGCAGGCTGCAAAGCAAGTCGGCCAAGCTTAGCAGGAAGGATAGCACACTCACTGCCCAAAAGAATAGCATCAGGAGGAACTTCTCCGTGGGCCGCGACACGTAGCAGTCCACAGCCCCTGAGCAGGGCACACGCGAGCAAGACACGTGGGCAGGCACAGAAAAGCCAAAGAGAAAGTAGTGCAGGGAAGCCAGCCCGGCCTCCAGCAGCATGCGTAGCAGTAAGTGCACCAGGTAGGCAGCCGACAGGTCGGGTACCTGAGGCCTGCAGGTTCCCCCTGCAGCCAGCTTCGCCCCGTGGTGCAGGGTGTAGGTGCCAAAGACCACCGAAGGCAGAAGCAGGGCCAGGCTCTGCACTAGCCAGAACCGCAGCGGTGACACTGGGGAAAACAGGTCGTAGCAAACGTTGGCACATCCTGGTTGCAGTGTGTTGCAAATAAACCTCTCTTGTTCGTCCTCATAGATAGGTGACCCTGCCAAAAGCACCACTAGCATCTTCAGCAAGACCGCCACGATCAGCCAGATCATACCTAGGCCAGAACAAGTGGAAGGATCAGTGTCTAAGGTTTAGAAGGCTGCCGCCACACAGCAGCTTAACTTCTACGCCCTGAGATATCAGTAGTACTCACAGCAATAGGGGcagctatcacacacacacacacacatacacacacacacacacacacacacacacacacacacacgcacgcacgcacgcgcgcgcacacacacacacacaggcaatagcgcacgcgcgcgcgcacacacacacacacacgcacgcacacgcgcgcacacacacacacactggcaatagcgcacgcgcgcgcacacacacacacacacacacacacgcacacgcgcgcacacacacacacactggcaatagcgcacgcgcgcgcgcgcgcgcgcacacacacacacacacacacacacgcacgcgcgcgcacacacacacacacacacacacactggcaataGCAAAGATCAAAACCAGAACATGTTGTATGCTGTGCTAGGGAagaactctaccactgaacccCACCACGAATTTTTTTTAGGGAAATTACTTCCTAAGCCTTTGCTGTACCAGGAACAGCCCTGAAATTATTTGCAAGATGTTTTGAGTGAGCAGATCTGAAAACTACGTTATACACTTTACCTGGCTTTTGCATGGCCTGAACTGAAAGATCCAGAGAGCATTTTGGCTGAGCAAACCCATGATGGAACTTGATCTCACTCTTCTTAGGGATTAAGCTTTTTAAGGGACCTTAGCACATTCTCCTCAGCTTGCTTAGCGAACAGAAGATGGTAGTTtgagcattatttttttttatgatacCAGCCTACATGGTCTTTATCAGTCGTGAGGCCAGTAGCTCTGGGTTCTTGAAATTGAATTTCTTTAAGAATATTCCTTTTTCTAGTATGTCAAGATTCAGTTCCCCTTAGTCTAGTCACTATATTAATGAAACTAGCAAAAACTATGAgcgaacaaaagaaaaaggaaacaactcTCCTAATTCACAAAGGTAGTCAAGCTCAGAGAAAAGCATCACTGGGTGATGCGGTCATGGATTTAGCCTTTCCATGCCAGGTTTATTTATTCAAATTCTACAAAATAAAGAGTAAAGAACTATCAACCTCATACCAGACACATCTTTTCTCCATCCTCTTTTCAAACTCTCTGAAACTGACTCATTTGTATCAGTCTCAGGaatctttattattcttttgttaAGCGAATAGCTAGGGCTGTATAAGGTTATATAAGACTGCAGCCCAGTACGTGGGAAGCTTAGGCAGAAGtgacagaagttcaaggccagtctgagctatataGCAAACTGGGAGAAGAATGAATATGTGACCAGGGAGTGGGAAAATAGCTCAGTGTATGAGGACCTTCCCTTTATGCCTGATCTCTATCCCCCAACACTATAAACAACTGAACTAAACTTGGGATCTATGTTAAAGTGCGTAAGAGAAATTAATAATCTTTATAAACTTAATCTTCACAGATAAAATCTATAAGGATAGCTAAGGAGACAAAACAGAAGCATTACTTTCTCATTGATTTCACCTGATTCTGCCTTCAAATTCAGAACCCAAATGTTGACAGACGCCTAAGAATGATGCTCCCATCACCCAATCCCATCATCCAAACATTCTCTCATGTTGATAGGTACAAGGTATGGCCCCAGTGAGGCTTGATATGGTTCCAAAGCCAGCAGTGATAGTCTGGTCTTTCTTTGGGAGTGGACCAGACAAACTAAAAACTGGGATAAACTTtcgaaaacaatttaatttgaaTATGGCAACAAAACCacgttttgggtttttgttttcaggACTCACCCACAATGGTCACATTACAGTTTAAGGTGATGATGAGGAAGGCCAACATGTCCAGCTTCTCCATGCTTGAAGAAAGCCACAGGTCTGGGCTAGTGGAGGGTGTCGAAGCCCGTGTACTCCAAGGatgtttaaaaaatcaattaattttttcCTGTATCAGACTTCGAGGTAAGCACCAAGCTGTGGAAAGAAAGATACGCTCCCAGGCCTGTGAGGTCAGGTCTTCTGTCTCTACATTAAGACAGCCCTAAGCTGCTTGCCAATGAGACACAGGCACTCCTGACAACTGCAGGACCCAGAAGCAGAAGTCATCTCTCTCTGTGACTATTCTTAACCTCACAGGACATTCCAGACTTGTAGCTGTGCTTGCATGTCTTCATCAGGAAAGCCAGGCACTTTAGGATATCATAGAAGCAGCTACTTATAGCCCAGGAGAGAAAATGTGTATTAATTAGCTAATGAACTTTTTATATACTGGAGCTGGAAGATGATTCAgttgataaaatgcttgctgcacaagcatgaggacctgagctcaaaccccagaaatgatataaaaatgcCAACAAGCAATCTGAGTGTTGGAGAGACACACGCAGATACCGGAGCTCACTGGCTGAAAGACTTACTTAATTGGTAAGCCTCAGGTCCTAAGGAGAGTCgctgtctcaaaaatgaagatGGGCAGTATCTAAGGATAACTGATACCCAAGGTTGATGTCTGTGGttgtttgagtgagaatggctcATTAGGttcctgtgttttaaatattttggtccccagttgataggacagtttgggaaagattaggaggtgtagttttgttggaggaggtatgtcacttgggggtggactttgaggatTCAAAAGCCTTTGTCATTCTCAGTTTGCTCTAAATTTATCTCTTacctgtagatcaggatgtaagctttcaactactgctccagcgccatgccatgcctgcctgttgCTGTGTTCTTTGTCATGAAGCTCATGGATTCTAACTCTCTGGAACTGTGAACCTTCACATACTACATTACTTTCTTTTGGTGTTTgatcatggcaatagaaaagaCAATGTCTGACATCCAGGTGCCTGCATTTGTATCTACATGGGGTACCTATGTACGGATGAACACACAAAGCCGTTTCCTCCTTGAAAACATGTTCACAGCCAGTTGTGAAAGAAGTTCATTTTTACCCTTTCTACAAAGTATATACACCTCCACACAGCCTGTAAAGATCCTGACGTTGTCTAATTCCTGCACCATTGCGGTAAGCACAGATCTGTACAATGTGTGTGCAAGGTTTACACTATGACTTGGGCAGTCCTCATTGGCAAAGCTTCACCAGTGAAGTCATTGTATCTTTCTCTCCTCAGCCTCATCTTACAATGAGAAGGCTCAGCTCAGAAAACCCTCCAAAGACCAatggtttctctgtattttaGTCAAATTCTTTGACAGAGGCAATGGAATCTAGAGAAATTGTTGTTGCTGAATAAAACTATTGAAATAGTCCCACAGTGCAAGTATCAAGTAAACAAGAATGTCTTTTTTGACCACACAAGCAGCTCTtggtagtattttaaaaatagaaaaccccTACAAAATAATTATTGAGATTTCCTGTGAGACAAAACTGAGGTTCTGgctccacagagagaaaaaaaatggctttagctgtggagagagaaaaagacaatcAGGACAGAAATGGacttagaggagaaaaaaaaatcaagagtcaAAGGTAGATAAGAGGCAGGCTGCTGCTTAAAGGGCAGTAGAGATAAGATGAGAAGCAGAGGAGCCAAGAAAGGTGGGCTTTCCATCATTGTGATGCTTGATGTCTTTCATGCCTCCATTCACATTTTTACATGATAGCAGCTTTGAGAAGGTGATGCTCACACTTCACATCTGTGATTTGAGGACAATGACACTCAATTAAGGGCCAAGTATAAGAGATAATATAAATACGTTTCTAACACATAATTTGGTCTACATGAGGCTCTTAAGAGTGGGGGTGAATGGGTGGgcaggtaggggagcaccctctcagaagccaAGGGGAGAAGatatggggtgaagaactctgggaggaggACTAGcaaagggggcaacatttgaaatgttaataaacaaaataattttaaaaatacagtcatTAAATCATAATGGAATAAACCCAAACATCAACAGTCAGAAAGACCATAGAAAACATCCAAACACATAGAAATTAAACAAATCACTTTTGAATCACCAGTGGGTTACTAAATAAAGTGAAGGGTGAAACTTTAAAATTCACACATTTATAGTAGTGATGGCCTCTAATGTTGTCACAAACATTGACTTTATGAGTGGGGACTGCTTGAGGAACAAGCGGGGGTCTGGGTTAGCCAGCTTCTGTTTGCAATAACAGATACCTAAGATAACAATGAAAGAAGGGCTTCTTCAGACACATGGGCACCTAGTCCTCTTGCCAATAGCACCCATAAAACTTCACAGAGGGAGCATGTGCTGGAGGAGGCTGTTTATCTTGTAGTAGCCAAGAAgtgccaagaagcagagaaagaaggcaaCAAGACTACAAAACTTGCACCATCTCCCCAAGCACGCCATGTGGATCTCTTTGTTAATTATCATTTCTTTTGAGAAGAATCTTCTCTGATGAGAGTTGAGTGATGCggtgatctatgaatatagctgTATGCTCTTAGGATCATTTATCGCTatgtttctttagagaaatagTAGGTTTTCTCCTAGGCCCATGACCCTAAAATCTAATCAACATTTCtcatgtgggcatgtgtatgaatatgtgttaCAAGAGATTCAACCCAGGATCTGCAACTTCCCTCATATCCCCTCAACATGCCCTCTCTGAACATCAcgtcttttgttctttttgagaGTGTACCTAAGTCCAGTAACAGTTCTCATTCATGGGTGTGGGGCATCCACTGGAGCGTGGGAAACATACTAGTGGCCATATTCTCAAAAatcactttgctgactgagctatTTTCCCAGCTCTAATGTCGAGATTTTAAAGGCAGAGTCAAAGCAATTCAAAGGCAGTTGCCAAAGCAATGACTGGCCCTCAGAAAACATCAGGGATAAAACTAGCAGGGCTTCGAGGTCAGAAGGATGACCTTTGAGTCACCCACTCTCCTGTAACTAACCTCAGTAAACTCACTGGTTCGCCATCCTACGTTGGATGGATTATTTCTTGCCAACTGTGACCCATCTGGGATCAGAAGACATTTATtcttgtctccccaggaaaactCACGCAATACTTGGCTTCCACAAAGTCTTGATTAGGCTTCAACTACCTAACTGTTCATCCGGACCTGAAAGAAATTCCCAAAGTGAATAAAAAACTGAAGAGTGAGAAATGAAGACATAGCTCCTAGCTATGGTTGAGGAGAAAGTTTTACTGTAGATACAAGTAAGAGCTCAGCCAAAGGAAGGGTCCAGACTGAACGGGGataaagggggtggggagtgagaaaggaaaagtaagaagagagagcaggaggCTCATAGAAACCAAGAGAGCTCATAGTCAAAATGACTGGGTTATTTTATTATAGGAATTAGACAAGctgtgggaagagaagggaaactcAGGGTCTGGAGAGGTTTGGAGTAGGATGCAGGGATATGTCAGCCGTGATGACTCTGAAACAGGTACTTGAGAATAGGAACTGAGGGATCCTGGGTCCTAGCATAGACCTTGATATACTAATAGGCAACCCAGGCATAGGTTAACAGCCATATGTCCAAAGATGAGAAGAATGGCTCCTTTTAGCAAGTAAAAACTGTATTCTTAATGCTGGCTTTTGTCtaaatgggaaaagaaatttTTTGAGACCTAACAAAACTTAAACAGTATCTTATATACTAAGTTTACTTAGTAACTTCTTTAAAAGATCCTGGAGAGTCAAGGATAATTAGTACTGGTGTTTCACATACTGGATGAATGAGCATTTTCAAGAAGCTATTATATGGGAATGTAATCTCTCAGTTACATTTCATTCTGGGCATCAGCTGGGTGCAACCTAAATTCACATGTCCAAACAGTCGTGTTTACCACCATCCTATCTTTCTCCAAGATCTATCTTATGTACAAGAAAAACCAGCACCCCACCTGCTTTAAGCACTTTAAAAATTCACTactgggctagcaagatggcctAGCTCGAGCCTATACTGCACAAAGT includes the following:
- the Gjd4 gene encoding gap junction delta-4 protein, with protein sequence MIWLIVAVLLKMLVVLLAGSPIYEDEQERFICNTLQPGCANVCYDLFSPVSPLRFWLVQSLALLLPSVVFGTYTLHHGAKLAAGGTCRPQVPDLSAAYLVHLLLRMLLEAGLASLHYFLFGFSVPAHVSCSRVPCSGAVDCYVSRPTEKFLLMLFFWAVSVLSFLLSLADLLCSLRRRTLRTVQRVKGDARPVCEVPAPPPCLLQDPQGYLSQGQVEKEDRQEEQVVPEFPCMWTAEQGDNSNVGQASLSEMLQRSDQDVSEATSSTGDRLTVAHTAHEFRSCRETSPNLGGKNTRSDELSLATQSHLARHCSASQPHAPGRLATSGSAPHLRTKKSEWV